In a single window of the Drosophila albomicans strain 15112-1751.03 chromosome 3, ASM965048v2, whole genome shotgun sequence genome:
- the LOC117569403 gene encoding cytochrome P450 CYP12A2-like isoform X1, with protein MTQLKLLGSSTIINCFKATTEIKCCATVAQQQLQQQRLRGYGTTPNPAEGRPLKEMPTAKKLTALWNFRPGGKYDGADLNDISKGLLKDANSDIVMLSGLFGKPPIVLTQNPDDFETVFRHDGAYPYRKGFELLNYYRTVYRKDYFGEEPGLITSQNEAWGKMRSAVNPIIIHPKNVKLYLSSLDKINQQFIDRIKQIRDVETNEVPENFKEEISAWTLESVGMVALDRQLGLIDNSNPTGRHFFTLLRRFFDLAVDLEIKPSLWRQFKTRKLKEVLSILDEAIDITDGYVQEAIDRIEKDKNVKSDAEKSVLEKLLAINRKYAVVMAMDMLFAGVDTTTSTFAAILLALAQHPEKQTKLRAEIRGILPEKDTPLTVESMKNLPYLRACIKESLRYYPLTSANVRTIRQELVLSGYRVPKGSEVAMVHLNLWRNPKHFSQADQFIPERWLRESQAEKESGCPVATKSSHPFAYLPFGFGARSCIGRRIAEMELEVGVARLLRHFEVEFNHPADKPFIAYQLSTPRIPLQFKFTDLKN; from the exons ATGACTCAGCTAAAATTACTTGGCAGCAGTACCATCATAAATTGCttcaaagcaacaacagaaataaaGTGCTGTGCAACAGTTGctcagcagcaattgcagcag CAGCGCCTGCGTGGCTATGGAACAACACCTAATCCGGCAGAAGGAAGGCCGCTTAAGGAGATGCCAACGGCAAAGAAGTTGACTGCCCTTTGGAATTTCAGACCAGGTGGCAAATATGACGGTGCCGACTTGAATGACATATCCAAGGGACTGCTGAAGGACGCAAACAGCGATATCGTCATGTTATCCGGTCTTTTTGGTAAGCCACCAATTGTGCTTACCCAGAATCCCGATGATTTCGAGACTGTCTTTCGCCACGATGGTGCCTATCCCTATCGCAAGGGCTTCGAGCTGCTCAACTATTATCGCACGGTGTACCGTAAGGACTATTTCGGGGAGGAACCGGGACTGATTACGTCACAGAACGAGGCGTGGGGTAAAATGCGATCGGCTGTAAATCCAATTATTATACATCCCAAGAACGTCAAACTTTATTTGAGCTCATTGGACAAGATCAACCAGCAGTTTATAGATCG CATCAAGCAAATTCGCGATGTTGAGACGAATGAAGTTCCTGAAAATTTTAAGGAGGAGATCAGCGCATGGACATTGGAATCTGTGGGAATGGTTGCTTTGGATCGTCAGCTGGGACTCATAGACAACAGTAATCCAACAGGTCGTCACTTCTTTACGTTGCTTCGACGATTCTTCGATCTGGCCGTCGATCTTGAGATTAAGCCCTCGTTGTGGCGTCAGTTCAAGACGCGCAAATTAAAGGAGGTGCTCAGCATATTGGATGAAGCTATCGACATTACGGATGGCTATGTTCAGGAGGCAATTGATCGCATCGAGAAGGATAAGAATGTGAAAAGCGATGCTGAGAAGAGCGTGCTAGAGAAACTGTTAGCCATCAATCGCAAATATGCTGTTGTCATGGCCATGGACATGCTCTTTGCTGGAGTCGACACA ACAACAAGCACCTTTGCCGCTATACTCCTAGCACTCGCTCAGCATCCCGAGAAACAGACAAAGTTACGCGCAGAAATACGCGGCATTCTGCCAGAGAAGGATACGCCTCTGACTGTGGAGTCCATGAAGAATTTGCCTTATTTGCGTGCCTGCATCAAGGAGAGCCTTCGCTATTACCCACTGACCTCGGCCAATGTGCGCACCATACGCCAGGAGCTTGTGCTCAGCGGTTACAGGGTGCCTAAAGGCAGTGAGGTAGCCATGGTGCACTTGAACCTCTGGCGCAATCCCAAACACTTTTCACAAGCGGACCAGTTTATACCTGAGCGTTGGCTGCGTGAGAGTCAAGCGGAAAAGGAGTCCGGTTGCCCGGTGGCCACGAAGTCCAGTCATCCGTTTGCATACTTGCCGTTTGGCTTTGGGGCACGCAGTTGCATTGGACGTCGCATTGCCGAAATGGAGCTGGAAGTCGGTGTGGCACGTTTGCTGAGACACTTCGAGGTGGAGTTTAATCATCCGGCAGATAAGCCCTTTATTGCCTATCAGCTTTCCACGCCTCGCATTCCTTTGCAGTTCAAATTCACGGACTTGAAGAATTAA
- the LOC117569403 gene encoding cytochrome P450 CYP12A2-like isoform X2 produces the protein MTQLKLLGSSTIINCFKATTEIKCCATVAQQQLQQRLRGYGTTPNPAEGRPLKEMPTAKKLTALWNFRPGGKYDGADLNDISKGLLKDANSDIVMLSGLFGKPPIVLTQNPDDFETVFRHDGAYPYRKGFELLNYYRTVYRKDYFGEEPGLITSQNEAWGKMRSAVNPIIIHPKNVKLYLSSLDKINQQFIDRIKQIRDVETNEVPENFKEEISAWTLESVGMVALDRQLGLIDNSNPTGRHFFTLLRRFFDLAVDLEIKPSLWRQFKTRKLKEVLSILDEAIDITDGYVQEAIDRIEKDKNVKSDAEKSVLEKLLAINRKYAVVMAMDMLFAGVDTTTSTFAAILLALAQHPEKQTKLRAEIRGILPEKDTPLTVESMKNLPYLRACIKESLRYYPLTSANVRTIRQELVLSGYRVPKGSEVAMVHLNLWRNPKHFSQADQFIPERWLRESQAEKESGCPVATKSSHPFAYLPFGFGARSCIGRRIAEMELEVGVARLLRHFEVEFNHPADKPFIAYQLSTPRIPLQFKFTDLKN, from the exons ATGACTCAGCTAAAATTACTTGGCAGCAGTACCATCATAAATTGCttcaaagcaacaacagaaataaaGTGCTGTGCAACAGTTGctcagcagcaattgcagcag CGCCTGCGTGGCTATGGAACAACACCTAATCCGGCAGAAGGAAGGCCGCTTAAGGAGATGCCAACGGCAAAGAAGTTGACTGCCCTTTGGAATTTCAGACCAGGTGGCAAATATGACGGTGCCGACTTGAATGACATATCCAAGGGACTGCTGAAGGACGCAAACAGCGATATCGTCATGTTATCCGGTCTTTTTGGTAAGCCACCAATTGTGCTTACCCAGAATCCCGATGATTTCGAGACTGTCTTTCGCCACGATGGTGCCTATCCCTATCGCAAGGGCTTCGAGCTGCTCAACTATTATCGCACGGTGTACCGTAAGGACTATTTCGGGGAGGAACCGGGACTGATTACGTCACAGAACGAGGCGTGGGGTAAAATGCGATCGGCTGTAAATCCAATTATTATACATCCCAAGAACGTCAAACTTTATTTGAGCTCATTGGACAAGATCAACCAGCAGTTTATAGATCG CATCAAGCAAATTCGCGATGTTGAGACGAATGAAGTTCCTGAAAATTTTAAGGAGGAGATCAGCGCATGGACATTGGAATCTGTGGGAATGGTTGCTTTGGATCGTCAGCTGGGACTCATAGACAACAGTAATCCAACAGGTCGTCACTTCTTTACGTTGCTTCGACGATTCTTCGATCTGGCCGTCGATCTTGAGATTAAGCCCTCGTTGTGGCGTCAGTTCAAGACGCGCAAATTAAAGGAGGTGCTCAGCATATTGGATGAAGCTATCGACATTACGGATGGCTATGTTCAGGAGGCAATTGATCGCATCGAGAAGGATAAGAATGTGAAAAGCGATGCTGAGAAGAGCGTGCTAGAGAAACTGTTAGCCATCAATCGCAAATATGCTGTTGTCATGGCCATGGACATGCTCTTTGCTGGAGTCGACACA ACAACAAGCACCTTTGCCGCTATACTCCTAGCACTCGCTCAGCATCCCGAGAAACAGACAAAGTTACGCGCAGAAATACGCGGCATTCTGCCAGAGAAGGATACGCCTCTGACTGTGGAGTCCATGAAGAATTTGCCTTATTTGCGTGCCTGCATCAAGGAGAGCCTTCGCTATTACCCACTGACCTCGGCCAATGTGCGCACCATACGCCAGGAGCTTGTGCTCAGCGGTTACAGGGTGCCTAAAGGCAGTGAGGTAGCCATGGTGCACTTGAACCTCTGGCGCAATCCCAAACACTTTTCACAAGCGGACCAGTTTATACCTGAGCGTTGGCTGCGTGAGAGTCAAGCGGAAAAGGAGTCCGGTTGCCCGGTGGCCACGAAGTCCAGTCATCCGTTTGCATACTTGCCGTTTGGCTTTGGGGCACGCAGTTGCATTGGACGTCGCATTGCCGAAATGGAGCTGGAAGTCGGTGTGGCACGTTTGCTGAGACACTTCGAGGTGGAGTTTAATCATCCGGCAGATAAGCCCTTTATTGCCTATCAGCTTTCCACGCCTCGCATTCCTTTGCAGTTCAAATTCACGGACTTGAAGAATTAA